Proteins found in one Ptychodera flava strain L36383 chromosome 3, AS_Pfla_20210202, whole genome shotgun sequence genomic segment:
- the LOC139127733 gene encoding adhesion G-protein coupled receptor D1-like, with translation MKQTSNEIVCTTVAALLHYFFTSVFCWMLVEGIHLYFQLVVVFKKALRRRFVAYYLIGWGVPLVLVAISLGFGHAYYGTDDNCWLSVQSGMIFAFVGPMLAVIIFNLVILGIALRVISRRLVNKTEDKHKNIRSSLKAAILLLPLLGMTWLFGLLSVDRHTIFFEYIFAILNSLQGFFIFIFYCWRNTEVRSQLARKKITFLTAREHSGSVTIGSTFGVMTNRVMPSRQTVTISVNHC, from the exons ATGAAACAGACAAGCAACGAG ATTGTCTGTACCACAGTCGCCGCTCTCCTTCATTATTTCTTTACGTCTGTCTTCTGTTGGATGTTGGTTGAAGGCATTCACCTCTATTTTCAACTGGTCGTGGTGTTTAAAAAAGCTCTGAGAAGACGATTCGTGGCTTACTATTTAATTGGTTGGG GTGTTCCTTTGGTACTTGTGGCAATCTCACTCGGCTTTGGACATGCTTATTACGGTACTGATGACAA TTGCTGGTTGTCAGTGCAAAGCGGTATGATTTTTGCATTCGTCGGACCAATGCTGGctgttatcattttcaatttggtGATCTTGGGCATAGCACTTCGGGTAATATCTCGACGACTAGTCAACAAAACGGAAGACAAGCATAAGAATATCAG ATCCAGTCTGAAGGCTGCCATCCTTTTATTACCACTGCTGGGCATGACTTGGTTGTTTGGGTTGCTGTCTGTTGATCGACACACCATCTTCTTTGAGTATATCTTTGCCATTCTTAACTCACTTCAGGGTTTCTTCATATTTATCTTCTACTGTTGGAGAAATACAGAG GTGCGTTCTCAGCTTGCTCGAAAGAAGATTACATTTCTGACGGCTCGAGAGCACAGTGGAAGCGTTACAATAGGATCAACATTTGGTGTGATGACAAACCGTGTGATGCCTTCACGGCAAACCGTCACTATATCGGTTAACCATTGCTGA